In the genome of Dunckerocampus dactyliophorus isolate RoL2022-P2 chromosome 6, RoL_Ddac_1.1, whole genome shotgun sequence, one region contains:
- the LOC129182997 gene encoding myelin and lymphocyte protein-like: protein MASNTHTMESLPSGLRVCCTIPDILYLPELVFGGLVWILVACTLVVPQNPQGWVMFVSVFCFVVTFLWMLMFACGCHSNKSSWAAADFVYHFIAAVFYLSASVALAKVTLDMRDGVDFQNYQLDISAVVFSYTATLLYFVHTILSAIRWKSF, encoded by the exons ATGGCGTCCAACACTCACACCATGGAGAGCCTTCCCAGCGGCCTGAGAGTCTGCTGCACCATCCCTGACATTCTCTACCTGCCTGAACTG gtaTTTGGTGGTCTGGTGTGGATCCTGGTGGCGTGCACGCTTGTGGTCCCACAGAATCCCCAAGGCTGGGTGATGTTCGTGTCTGTCTTCTGCTTCGTCGTCACCTTCCTGTGGATGCTGATGTTTGCCTGTGGCTGTCATTCCAACAAGAGCAGCTGGGCAGCAGCA GACTTTGTCTATCATTTCATTGCCGCTGTCTTCTACCTGAGCGCCTCAGTGGCCTTGGCAAAGGTGACCCTGGACATGAGGGATGGCGTTGACTTCCAGAACTACCAACTGGATATCTCAGCTGTG GTGTTCTCGTACACAGCAACGCTACTCTACTTTGTGCACACCATCTTGTCAGCCATCCGATGGAAGTCCTTCTAG
- the pgap4 gene encoding transmembrane protein 246 isoform X2: MHQLARLRRHLPWSSVLTQALLLFFFTFCMLLPVCCHRLVYSYFFLRSTYLDGISEDALQESLQRGQHALRFWQSSSMNFLDVASSPELLVTVVTAQRHDGRDFHYLLQVMHQLSVVLGTCGERRCAEVLLCDVASNPQDNGDARLLEGNFRVIRRRDRSPEHVNIFEQEKRDYTFCLRHAFNSVRPRNLVVLEDDALPLQNFFQVVQDLLSRRFAAHTLYVKLYHPERLQRYWNPEPYRILEWVGLGVVGTTLVLLTLSYWNPCSFSFTPSALHLLLLTVYVMAAAELLGRHYLLELRRVSPQLYAVSPATECCTPAMLFPGNASLRVARYLDDAFCTKGNAKDKVLYNIVRSIPGEQAHSVEPNLISHIGAFSSIRPNPARPKLL, translated from the coding sequence ATGCATCAACTGGCCCGGCTAAGGCGCCACCTGCCATGGTCCAGCGTGCTGACTCAGGCGCTGCTGCTGTTCTTCTTCACATTCTGCATGCTGCTTCCCGTGTGCTGCCACCGCCTGGTCTACTCTTACTTCTTCCTCAGGTCCACCTACCTGGACGGCATAAGCGAGGATGCTTTGCAGGAGAGCTTGCAGCGAGGTCAGCATGCTCTGCGCTTCTGGCAGAGCTCCTCTATGAACTTTTTGGACGTGGCCTCGAGCCCTGAGCTGTTGGTTACCGTGGTGACGGCCCAGCGTCACGACGGGCGAGACTTCCATTACCTGCTGCAGGTGATGCACCAGTTGAGTGTCGTGCTGGGCACATGCGGGGAACGGCGGTGTGCTGAGGTTCTGCTGTGCGACGTGGCGAGCAACCCTCAGGACAACGGAGACGCCAGACTTCTGGAGGGGAACTTCAGAGTAATCCGCAGGCGAGACAGGAGTCCGGAGCACGTGAACATCTTTGAGCAGGAGAAGAGAGACTACACGTTCTGTCTGCGTCACGCCTTCAACTCGGTGCGGCCCAGGAACTTGGTGGTCTTAGAAGATGACGCCCTTCCCCTGCAGAACTTCTTCCAGGTGGTCCAGGATCTGCTGAGTCGGCGCTTCGCCGCGCACACACTCTACGTCAAGCTGTACCACCCTGAGAGGCTGCAGCGCTACTGGAACCCTGAGCCTTACCGCATCCTGGAATGGGTTGGACTGGGCGTGGTGGGCACTACACTGGTGCTTCTCACACTTTCTTACTGGAATCCTTGCTCCTTCTCCTTCACGCCATCCGCCctgcacctcctcctcctcaccgtCTACGTGATGGCCGCCGCCGAGCTGCTGGGGCGCCATTACCTGCTGGAGTTGCGCCGTGTCTCCCCTCAGCTGTATGCCGTTTCCCCTGCCACCGAGTGCTGCACCCCTGCCATGCTGTTCCCTGGGAATGCCTCCCTGAGGGTGGCCCGCTACCTGGACGATGCCTTTTGCACCAAAGGCAATGCCAAGGACAAAGTTCTGTACAACATAGTCCGCAGCATACCGGGAGAACAGGCTCACAGCGTGGAACCCAACCTAATTAGCCACATCGGAGCGTTTTCCTCGATCAGGCCCAACCCGGCCCGGCCCAAACTTTTGTGA
- the pgap4 gene encoding transmembrane protein 246 isoform X1 — MGNFSKFHIPHISQPIQTGSKTDCFNHWRTFFLLKFLSCTSDGLCEQAHRQNHITLQTIEEKRTHAQKSVIETHEDLREVELLLRVIVEYNNEISGECRLRLQDVLQQVASRTLDIVRLSGHSAHRLMHQLARLRRHLPWSSVLTQALLLFFFTFCMLLPVCCHRLVYSYFFLRSTYLDGISEDALQESLQRGQHALRFWQSSSMNFLDVASSPELLVTVVTAQRHDGRDFHYLLQVMHQLSVVLGTCGERRCAEVLLCDVASNPQDNGDARLLEGNFRVIRRRDRSPEHVNIFEQEKRDYTFCLRHAFNSVRPRNLVVLEDDALPLQNFFQVVQDLLSRRFAAHTLYVKLYHPERLQRYWNPEPYRILEWVGLGVVGTTLVLLTLSYWNPCSFSFTPSALHLLLLTVYVMAAAELLGRHYLLELRRVSPQLYAVSPATECCTPAMLFPGNASLRVARYLDDAFCTKGNAKDKVLYNIVRSIPGEQAHSVEPNLISHIGAFSSIRPNPARPKLL, encoded by the exons ATGGGGAATTTTTCAAAGTTCCATAttcctcacatttctcaaccaattcagacCGGCTCCAAGACAGACTGTTTTAATCattggagaactttttttctgctgaaatTTTTGAGCTGCACTAGTGATGGGCTCTGTGAACAGgcacacagacagaaccacaTAACACTGcaaaccatagaagaaaaaagaacgcatgcgcaaaAGTCTGTCATCGAGACACATGAAGACTTACGAGAAgtagaattacttctgcgagtcattgtGGAATATAACAAcgaaatatcaggagaatgtcgactgag ATTACAAGACGTTCTCCAGCAGGTGGCATCACGTACTCTCGACATTGTTCGTCTCTCAGGTCACAGTGCACATCGCCTGATGCATCAACTGGCCCGGCTAAGGCGCCACCTGCCATGGTCCAGCGTGCTGACTCAGGCGCTGCTGCTGTTCTTCTTCACATTCTGCATGCTGCTTCCCGTGTGCTGCCACCGCCTGGTCTACTCTTACTTCTTCCTCAGGTCCACCTACCTGGACGGCATAAGCGAGGATGCTTTGCAGGAGAGCTTGCAGCGAGGTCAGCATGCTCTGCGCTTCTGGCAGAGCTCCTCTATGAACTTTTTGGACGTGGCCTCGAGCCCTGAGCTGTTGGTTACCGTGGTGACGGCCCAGCGTCACGACGGGCGAGACTTCCATTACCTGCTGCAGGTGATGCACCAGTTGAGTGTCGTGCTGGGCACATGCGGGGAACGGCGGTGTGCTGAGGTTCTGCTGTGCGACGTGGCGAGCAACCCTCAGGACAACGGAGACGCCAGACTTCTGGAGGGGAACTTCAGAGTAATCCGCAGGCGAGACAGGAGTCCGGAGCACGTGAACATCTTTGAGCAGGAGAAGAGAGACTACACGTTCTGTCTGCGTCACGCCTTCAACTCGGTGCGGCCCAGGAACTTGGTGGTCTTAGAAGATGACGCCCTTCCCCTGCAGAACTTCTTCCAGGTGGTCCAGGATCTGCTGAGTCGGCGCTTCGCCGCGCACACACTCTACGTCAAGCTGTACCACCCTGAGAGGCTGCAGCGCTACTGGAACCCTGAGCCTTACCGCATCCTGGAATGGGTTGGACTGGGCGTGGTGGGCACTACACTGGTGCTTCTCACACTTTCTTACTGGAATCCTTGCTCCTTCTCCTTCACGCCATCCGCCctgcacctcctcctcctcaccgtCTACGTGATGGCCGCCGCCGAGCTGCTGGGGCGCCATTACCTGCTGGAGTTGCGCCGTGTCTCCCCTCAGCTGTATGCCGTTTCCCCTGCCACCGAGTGCTGCACCCCTGCCATGCTGTTCCCTGGGAATGCCTCCCTGAGGGTGGCCCGCTACCTGGACGATGCCTTTTGCACCAAAGGCAATGCCAAGGACAAAGTTCTGTACAACATAGTCCGCAGCATACCGGGAGAACAGGCTCACAGCGTGGAACCCAACCTAATTAGCCACATCGGAGCGTTTTCCTCGATCAGGCCCAACCCGGCCCGGCCCAAACTTTTGTGA
- the rrp36 gene encoding ribosomal RNA processing protein 36 homolog, whose amino-acid sequence MKRAEKTAKNATSSSDEEDSDVEKNFALLMERGAEKVGECSEDEERDVDGSDHVEEEESEDEDDNEESAIQTRDDIKKELSNMSFEEVMKLQNEVGTKAYQEVAYGATKRQQSAKHKRLNKNRPMEMSSKKAAPFLRQVVAVKKATLRDPRFDDLSGEYKADIFERTYDFIHDIRRREAQVIQKELKKTKNNDKKEKLHFLLKKMANQEQARLSREKQRERELQFKKEQREQANKGARPFFLKKCDQKKVRLAERYHQLKKSGKLEKFLSKKRKRNALKDRRKLPQQQHNKQGKTQ is encoded by the exons ATGAAGAGAGCAGAGAAGACGGCCAAGAATGCGACCAGCAGCAGCGACGAAGAAGACTCTGATGTGGAGAAGAACTTCGCTCTGCTGATGGAGAGAGGAGCTGAGAAGGTGGGGGAATGCAGTGAGGATGAAGAGAGAGACGTTGATGGATCTGATCATGtcgaggaggaagaaagtgAAGATGAGGACGACAATGAAGAGTCAGCGATTCAGACGAGAGACGACataaaaaaag AACTTTCCAACATGTCCTTTGAGGAAGTCATGAAGCTCCAGAATGAAGTGGGCACCAAAGCGTACCAGGAAGTGGCCTATGGCGCCACCAAGCGTCAGCAGAGCGCCAAGCACAAACGTCTCAACAAGAATAG GCCCATGGAGATGTCCTCCAAGAAAGCGGCGCCATTTCTTCGCCAGGTGGTTGCCGTCAAGAAAGCG ACGCTGAGAGACCCTCGCTTTGACGACCTGTCAGGAGAGTACAAGGCGGACATCTTTGAGAGGACCTACGACTTCATCCATGACATCAGACGGCGAGAGGCCCAG GTGATCCAAAAGGAGCTGAAGAAGACCAAGAACAACGACAAGAAGGAGAAACTCCACTTCCTCCTCAAGAAGATG GCCAATCAGGAGCAGGCGAGGCTGAGTCGAGAGAAGCAGAGGGAACGGGAGCTTCAGTTTAAGAAGGAGCAGAGAGAACAAGCTAATAAAGGAGCACGACCCTTCTTCCtcaaaaaat GCGATCAGAAGAAGGTGCGTCTGGCTGAGAGGTATCATCAGCTGAAGAAGAGCGGCAAGCTGGAGAAATTCCTGagcaagaagaggaagaggaacgCCCTCAAAGATCGCAGGAAGTTGCCACAGCAACAGCACAACAAGCAGGGAAAAACACAGTGA